The Lolium rigidum isolate FL_2022 chromosome 2, APGP_CSIRO_Lrig_0.1, whole genome shotgun sequence genomic interval cggcgtgcgctccctgtttctgtttcttgaaggcagcacgttgtcgcggataacaattccaccatgcccctggggcctggtgtttccggctggactacggcggcgagagggacgcgggtaaccattgggcggaggagaggggttgcggtacttgtcccgtccagagtacattgcatcctttccctttcttggatctgacggtggcgtctttgatggtacggggatcggatttgggtgttccctggctttccttctgcgttccgaagatccggttcgcgattcgtcatctcgatggcgattgtcgtgggcgtccttctgcgcagtggagacgcaatgctccgggttagactccaacttgcgcgaagtgtctgccttgctctgttgcttcaccgctgaagcgacgagcgtgcgaacgtagttgatgtcaatctcctcgttgtttttcttcaagatctccgcagccttcgtcatattgtcctttggggttgcgaacggctgctgctccgttggagttgcgaaggtgatcctgcggggagctatcaactcacgccgggtcctttcgacctcatgatgagcttcaacgatcttgtcctcccaatgctttcggagttccttgacctttgccagtccttcgtccacctcctgctcgcgcctggatgaagtcttccacaaaaactgcggcgtgcttcctttcctccaagcatggcggctgcggtgtcttTAAACTTCTTGGCcgtggccagcagctccactctcttagcttctaatgcttctacgtcttcgggagtgatgggtttgttaagaatatccgagcgataaaccgcatccatgcctgcttgtgcgaccatctcttcaggcgacaggaggtcctccgaggaagaatccttgcggggtcgctcccgcgacattggagatccctgaTGGGATGGCTGGGGATCGGATTGGGtgtctgcctcttctgatccgtgtTCTCCTAGTTTTGcaacagttgcaagtacctgctttggctgggcggaatcaacttcaggctgatcaccgtatccatattccttcaccttgcgatcgaactcttcagtgtccatggattgggtgtctccggaaattgggcttaggtttcccaaaatcgactcttcagccggagttccgctttctccgacagcctcttgctgatccggagcagcgttgtttccggggcctcgacctgctcgggaccggctccggcttcttgaggggcggttccgacggtatgggccaagaagtgcacgaagtgacacctttgcttttctaacacctgggagacccaggcggatctgcattggtcttccaccgttatttcctgctcgggggcggattgggtgggatttgattttttcacatctaaggcggaatcttcgctaggaagttcctgcgtctcagatcggatcttcgcgactgcgtcccgctcagccgcggtcgcgtcagcgctacttaccagtgggtttccgtcggaatcgacggtttccccgatgaagatgtgtgtgCCGCCaactcgggacgatggagagcttgacggggtcggttttagccggaatccagcactcatccggagggacgatcggcagatttccggcgtaaaggacacgccccacggcgatggtgtcgtcgtagcttcccatggcggaaccctcccggttccggcctccgtacgccgcaggccccacggtgggcgccaactgtcgttgcccaatcgacggtacctcggaggagggatcctcacgagggggagaagaagtaggggccatagggcggagtgcacacgggacggtggtacgcgatttacccagcttcggaacacctgcacgatgacagggcctactgctgcttgtctggaattatctgggcgctttcgcgttgttacaatgagttgtggttatgcctctagggctcccaggatccggcttataaaggcgcacggatctatggtttacatggagagtcctagccggattacaggtttgcctaactacgatactatgtcttgccatgtacgccaaggatccgccttcctccatacGTCGTCCCagatccgggttcctactgggccttcatggatccgggttccacccaaggtcggtcggatccggctcccctgctcctgggccggacatcttccgtcaagatcaacagcaactgggccgcccgatgggccacacgcctcatcaccatctttgggccacccgggcttgccggatctaggcactgtcgatggtacacccatgaagtatacccacaacacccctggactatgggtccatagcaatagctagatggtcgtcttctccttatgtgcttcattgtcggatcttgtgagctgcctaacatgatcaagatcatctatccgtaatgctatatgttgtgtttgttgggatccgatggatagagaatactatgttatgttgattatcaatctattacctatgtgttgtttatgatcttgcatgctctccgttattagtagaggctacggccaagtttttactcttaactccaagagggagtatttatgctcgataatgggttcatgcctccattaaatgctgggacgtgtgatgaaaagttctaaggttgtggatgtgcttgttgccactaggaataaaacattgatgctatgtccgaggatgtagttattgattacattacgcaccatacttaatgcaattgtctgttgtttgcaacttaatactggaaggggttcggatgataacctgaaggtggactttttaggcatagatgcatgctggatagcggtctatgtactttgtcgtaatgcccaattaaatcttactatactcatcatatcatgtatgtgcatggtcatgtcctctctatttgtcaattgcccaactgtaatttgtttacccaacatgctatttatcttatgggagagacacctctagtgaactgtggaccccggtccattcttttacatcgaatacaatctcattgcaatacttgttctactgttttccgcaaacaatcatcatccacactatacatctaattctttgttacagcaagccggtgagattgacaacctcactgcttcgttggggcaaagtactttggttgtgttgtgcgggttccacgttggcgccggaatccccggtgttgcgccgcactacatcccgccgccatcaaccttcgacgtgcttcttggctcctactggttcgataaccttggtttcttactgagggaaaacttgctgctgtgcgcatcacaccttcctcttggggttcccaacggacgtgttaattacgcgcatcaagcgtcaccgctcccccgcctccctccggcctataaaaaaggGTCGCCTTtcgtcgtccctctcacacaaaccctagtgcctctctccccaatccgagccgccaccatctcaagatttgacgccatggctggtagaggcggaggccgagctcgcggccatggtcgtggtcgtggtcgtggccgcggcagagctgcacgctctccgtcgcctgcgacgccgtcgtcgccctcatcgtcggacatgcaggacgaggaagggcccgtgctgttcgagttcatcgtcgtcctcaagggcgacccacacgacatccagaggctgccggacgacttcgccgacttcgtcgccgagcgcccgggctcgctgcatctgcgagGATGGCTGCcactgctgccggtggatcgtcgacgtgatctacgacgcgcgcggcaacatGTACcttcacatcggctgggagaagttcgcgcgctaccaccgcctcgaatCCGGCTtcatgctcgtgttctcctacttcggcgacagggacgtgagcgtcaaggtgttcgacgagacgcgttgccgccggaactaccacggcgacaacaccgaggaggacgacgactgaagagtgttgtttcttcgcagcgaaaaaatGGAccaaggtttctggatgttcttcctatGAAGAACCAACAGTGGAACcccctggattttccagtttgggtgactgagtgtgccttcaagtgttctttcttggcagcgaacacacgaaacattcgatgcccggcctagttaggtttagttttttttgtttatatttgtgtcaaccatggttcaaactatgattagtttgtggaaaaccatgttccaagctatatcttcatgtaaaccacattcccaattatgtattagtttgtggaatctttcttctctttattgaaataaaaatactcgtacaaaaaaatattttaatgtttgggggcgacgtttgagggacgcggctggggagcgacgtccctcaaacgcggcacgaacaaaacacgtccttaaacgctcaatccggcgccgtttgggagacgctttgggggacgcgacattAGATGCTCTAACAAGTGCAATCCCAAAAGGGCAACTTCGAATCGCCCATGGTTAGACAATAAAGTTATGATTCAGCATAAAACAAAAACTATTAAGAAGTAGATCGAAAATAACATGTCACCCTTCGACGGTAAACAAAGGTTTGTATTTAAATCAAATTCCAAAACGCCAAATTGCAAGCAGTAAATTTAAACATGAATTCCTAAATCACAGTACCACGTTGAACGATGTTCAACTCGAGAGTGGGCCTAGATCCGAGCCCAACTTGCGATCAGACTGATACAACCCAGCCAAAGCGACCCGACGCAGCCTAAGCCCCACAAGAGGCCCACGTGGACGCGCTAGGTCCTCGTCCCCGGCTCCGGCTGCTCCGCCGCCGGCGTCATGTCCCGCGGTGGCGTATTCATCGGCGTCGACGTCGGCaccggcagtgctcgcgcgggttTGCTGCGTTCAAAACTCCTCCCTCCTTGTTCTCTCGCGTTTCTAGTAGTATAATGTCGGATTTTCCATATTAGGTCGAGATTTAGGAGGCTAGTTAATACCGATGCTGTCTTTAAAGCGAAGTAAGCATTGCTATTTTGGTAGATTAAATGGAAGGAAATATATTTCATGCGAGTCCACTCCAGTGATGAACTAAATGCTACCTTCATCGGAGGAAGTATGTTTTTTACGGAAAAtgcaaagaaatatgttcagtTCTCTTTAACACTCTCTAACTGACTTTCTGTGATGGAGGTTAATGTGAATAAGTAATCAGACACTTTCTTTCCTCTGAAGATATTGTAGTTAAATTAGGAgttgtttttcttcttttattaaaaaaagaagttaattttatttttgtaaattgttcgttAACATAAGGCTAGCATAATGGCAGTATGTTTTTTTGTACAGAAAATGGAAGGAATTCTGAAGTATTTTTTTGGGTAACTCTCTAGCTCCCTCTGTGATGGAGAAATTTCATTGGGAGTTTAGAGGCTTCCTTGCCACTGGACATACTATAGAAAACTAAAAATAGGAGTTAATTTCATTGGGTTGGCGTTGTAAATTGTTCGTTGTCTGTTGATGCAGGCCTCTTTGATGAGAAGAGTAAGCTTCTTGGCTCCGCAAGCAGCCCTATACAGATGTGGAAAGATAAGGATTGTGTAGAGGTTGGCAACTTCTATGTTCATCAATACAGTGCACAACGTGATCAATACGCTGTCTTGTTAATTCTTGGTTGTTTTCACCACTAGCAATCGTCAACGGATATCTGGCATGCAGTGTGTGCTGCTGTAAGATCTGCATGCTTGCTGGCAAATGTTGCCCCCGAGGATGTTGCTGGCCTTGGCTTCACCGCTACTTGTTCTCTTGGTTTGCTCTGATCTCCATTTTAACCACGTGCCTTGGGGTTTGAATGAGAATTTTGTGTCTTAGGTGAATAGAATTTTTATCAAGTTGATGACAGAGGATGGTTGCTTGCAGTTGCTGTCGGTGTTGATGGTtctcctgtttctgtttcttcggATGGTGATTCAAAAAGAGACATCCTGGTCTGGATGGACCATAGGTCTGTTGACCAGGCTGAGAGAATTAGTTCTCAGGGTTCACCAGTATTGCAATTTTATGGTGGAGGTGTCTCTCCAGAAATGCAAGCTCCAAAGGTAACTGCTTTTATTTTCATGCATTTAAAAAAAACTGCTAACCATCTTATATTGGAGATCTCAACTCTGTGTTGGCTGCTCGATATTATAGTACCATGTTGTTGCTCTACCATCCTAGAAGGTTGGCTTGAAATTTGCAGAATCTCAGAACTCTAGCATTTTGAAAACTGAACAGCACAATGTTCTCTTCTCGATTTCTTTAGAATATGATGTTTTGCTTAAAGAGTACCGACGCCAACATAGTTTTGACTTAATTAGTACTGAGCAGTGGTTTAAACAATAGGTTTGTTGTGTATTTTACTGTTAACTCCATTGCTCGTATCATATTTTGACTTTAAAAAATTTACAGCTTTTATGGGTAAAGGAAAATATGCAAGAGTCTTGGTCTATGGTATGGAGGTGGATGGACCTTAGTAACTGGTTAACATATCGGTGAGGTAACACTGAAGCCTGATTTTATTATAAGCGACGACTTGAATTCCTAACATATTTTGATTTGGTTGTTTATTTTCTAGGGCGACCGGTGATGACACCCGCAGCTTATCGCACATGGAGCAGTGGAGGGCATCAGATTCATCTGATATGGAACCATGTGGAAGGGATGAAGTCTTCTGGGCACAAATAGGCCTGGGAGACCTTTATGAAGGGAGCCGTGCAAAAATAGGTTGAGTGCATATCTATTTCGCTTTTGGTGCTAAAACCAGTGTATGATATGTGGCTATTAATTTTCTAAAGGCCATTTCTTACTTTTCTGTGCGATCGAAATAGGACACAGCGTTGCGTTTCCTGGTCATCCTCTAGGTTCTGGTTTAACACCTACTTCTGCAAAGGCAAGCAAATCGGTTTTGCTCCTGATTTATAATGGCACTGTTTAAGCTGCCTTTATGGTAAATGGTACTATCATGCATGAACAAGGCAATCAATTACCAAAGTTCTTTCTTACCGTTTTTATGTTAGAAATAAACGATTATTTTTCATTGCTGTATTTTGCTTGCCTCAATATTTCAGGAGTTAGGCTTGCTTCCTAGGACTCCGGTTGGAATTTCGATTCTTGATGCTTATGCTGGTGCTGTTGGAGTCTTGGAAAGTATGTCGAATGCAGAGTTTAAAGCTGACAGTAAGTGTTGATTCTCCTCTGTGTTTCCTAAAGAAACGAGTACATCTAATTTCACATTTATCTATGTGGAACATTTTTCCCAAGAAAAAGCAAAAGGCTCTCAGCGAGATGCATTGCTAGAGAACAAGAATATGTACACAAGCCAAATATAGGCACACCACACACAAGATTATGTGGAACATTTTGTTTGCAGTGTCTGATGAGGAGGCAATATGCCATCGCATGGTTTTGGTTTGCGGAACATCTACATGCCACATGGCTGTTTCAAAGAAAAAGTTATTTATCCCTGGTGTCTGGGGGCCATTTTTGTCTGGTACAGTTGCCTTCATATCTTTATTATTTACTTCCCTATGGTCCTTGCCAGCATCTCTATTAGTTTGTTTCTGCACTTGGTTTCGCTGCATCTTATGTTGTCTATGTTAGTTAATGGCTTAATGCTTATCTTGCGATTCCACATTCAGCAATGATACCTGAGTTTTGGCTCACGGAATGTGGCCAGAGTGCAACTGGTGCTTTACTTGATTACATTGTTCAAAATCATCCTGCGGCTCCCCTTCTAGCTAATCAAGCTGCTTCCCAAAGTAAGTTTCATGTTTGCTGAAGCAGATCATCTTCGAAGCTGTACCATGTAAAAGGTGTGTAATATTCTTCTCAAATTGTGCAGATCTGTCCATTTGTGAGTTGCTGAACAAGATGTTGCTTTCCATGTCACATGAACAAAATATGCCTTTTCTGTCTACATTGAGTCAAGACACGCATGTTCTTCCAGATTTTCATGGAAATCGGTAAGGATTGTGCATTCTGTGTTCTGTGTTAACCAAGAATGTTGGttgccttgattttttttatttgtatATTTACTATGTGACACCAAAAATTATTAGTTGGTTTTAGTTGAAGAAATATCCGTGAGCGCACACTGCGGAGGCCAAGCCTTCAATGCGGGTGGATTAAGGGCCTGCACTCCCTCCTCTAGCCAACCGACACAAAAGATCTCAGAACAGATCAACCAGGCTTCTTTTCCTGTCATGAATTTCAACCAGACATTATGAATCAATATGTCCCTGACACTGCATCATTCTTTCACTCCGGGTCATTAAAATTGGGTCTATTATGCCAACTTTAATGCCATGTCATTATGCAATTATCTGTTCCATCTTTTTTTAGGAAACATGTTACTTTTCTCTTTTATTGTCATTCTAATTAGATGTACTCAACGAAATATGGCAACACTTTTCCATCGCACAGGCATCTAGCAATCTCATGTAAAGATTAAATCTTATACCATAATATTTTTTTTTAAACCAATCTTATACCATAAT includes:
- the LOC124691825 gene encoding FGGY carbohydrate kinase domain-containing protein-like, which translates into the protein MSRGGVFIGVDVGTGSARAGLFDEKSKLLGSASSPIQMWKDKDCVEQSSTDIWHAVCAAVRSACLLANVAPEDVAGLGFTATCSLVAVGVDGSPVSVSSDGDSKRDILVWMDHRSVDQAERISSQGSPVLQFYGGGVSPEMQAPKLLWVKENMQESWSMVWRWMDLSNWLTYRATGDDTRSLSHMEQWRASDSSDMEPCGRDEVFWAQIGLGDLYEGSRAKIGHSVAFPGHPLGSGLTPTSAKELGLLPRTPVGISILDAYAGAVGVLESMSNAEFKADMSDEEAICHRMVLVCGTSTCHMAVSKKKLFIPGVWGPFLSAMIPEFWLTECGQSATGALLDYIVQNHPAAPLLANQAASQNLSICELLNKMLLSMSHEQNMPFLSTLSQDTHVLPDFHGNRSPVADPKSKGVICGLTLDTSEKHLALLYLATIQGIAYGTRHIVEHCNAHGHKIDTLLACGGLSKNSLYIQEHADIIGCPIILPRENESVLLGAAILGAVAAKKFSGVRDAMRALNAPGKVVYPSLDPKLKKYHDAKYQIFRCLYEQQLSHRSIMARALH